One genomic window of Punica granatum isolate Tunisia-2019 chromosome 1, ASM765513v2, whole genome shotgun sequence includes the following:
- the LOC116192213 gene encoding uncharacterized protein LOC116192213 isoform X1: MPASRKVQTPSRVHYDDYHFLIMCLSAAAARASGPKLQAKEVIIIITSFMEVGGGGPTSSSSPWRSPTPTYSYSRPSPTSYWERLAAIGLALLAVLSPLFIDRRPAADPEDEELFGLSAWLIPLLLLGLMIAIAASLYLDRSLTRFDPYWIHRVGGSSGGIIIILIVLALVLKCKTCVTCWEA; this comes from the exons ATGCCCGCATCCCGGAAAGTTCAAACACCTTCTCGAGTCCATTATGATGATTATCATTTCTTGATTATGTG CCTTTCAGCTGCTGCTGCTAGAGCTAGTGGACCAAAGCTCCAAGCAAAAGaagtcatcatcatcatcacctcTTTCATGGAGGTAGGAGGAGGAGGACCGACATCGTCTTCATCACCGTGGAGGAGCCCGACCCCGACCTATAGTTATAGTAGGCCTTCACCTACTTCCTACTGGGAGAGGCTGGCTGCCATCGGGCTCGCCCTCTTGGCTGTCCTATCACCCCTCTTCATCGACCGGAGGCCTGCTGCTGACCCGGAGGATGAAGAACTATTCGGTCTCTCGGCATGGCTGATCCCCTTACTGCTGCTGGGCCTTATGATCGCCATTGCCGCTTCACTCTACCTGGACCGCAGCCTAACACGGTTTGACCCATACTGGATCCACAGGGTTGGGGGATCCTCGGGTgggatcatcatcatcctcatcgTGCTAGCCCTTGTCTTGAAGTGTAAGACCTGTGTGACTTGCTGGGAAGCTTGA
- the LOC116192213 gene encoding uncharacterized protein LOC116192213 isoform X2, protein MPASRKVQTPSRVHYDDYHFLIMCLSAAAARASGPKLQAKEVIIIITSFMEVGGGGPTSSSSPWRSPTPTYSYSRPSPTSYWERLAAIGLALLAVLSPLFIDRRPAADPEDEELFGLSAWLIPLLLLGLMIAIAASLYLDRSLTRFDPYWIHRVGGSSGGIIIILIVLALVLKSG, encoded by the exons ATGCCCGCATCCCGGAAAGTTCAAACACCTTCTCGAGTCCATTATGATGATTATCATTTCTTGATTATGTG CCTTTCAGCTGCTGCTGCTAGAGCTAGTGGACCAAAGCTCCAAGCAAAAGaagtcatcatcatcatcacctcTTTCATGGAGGTAGGAGGAGGAGGACCGACATCGTCTTCATCACCGTGGAGGAGCCCGACCCCGACCTATAGTTATAGTAGGCCTTCACCTACTTCCTACTGGGAGAGGCTGGCTGCCATCGGGCTCGCCCTCTTGGCTGTCCTATCACCCCTCTTCATCGACCGGAGGCCTGCTGCTGACCCGGAGGATGAAGAACTATTCGGTCTCTCGGCATGGCTGATCCCCTTACTGCTGCTGGGCCTTATGATCGCCATTGCCGCTTCACTCTACCTGGACCGCAGCCTAACACGGTTTGACCCATACTGGATCCACAGGGTTGGGGGATCCTCGGGTgggatcatcatcatcctcatcgTGCTAGCCCTTGTCTTGAAGT CTGGATGA
- the LOC116208655 gene encoding ylmG homolog protein 2, chloroplastic, translated as MASSSSEASPTETPKREEALRAPWSCFLLPSAANCQTPPMHSILRPLSRPNLGLLQELLHKSLDGCFRALQGFVAENPFTGRALSLQSEFENVCRQIRCRNFQNVNPLMNHNFAAVLPGDSVAGLVVANGVMNFLNIYNTLLVVRLVLTWFPNAPPAIVSPLSTICDPYLNIFRGIIPPLGGTLDFSPILAFIVLNAFTSTAAALPAELPGNASSHQKPSSHPTRFTNLTTSQEKWLTRTSGSKSNSSSNSI; from the exons ATGGCTTCTTCATCTTCGGAGGCGTCGCCAACTGAGACTCCGAAGCGCGAAGAAGCATTACGGGCTCCCTGGAGCTGCTTCCTTCTGCCCTCTGCGGCGAACTGTCAAACACCCCCAATGCACTCGATTCTCAGGCCGCTTTCTCGGCCCAACTTGGGGCTGCTGCAGGAGCTCCTCCATAAGAGCCTAGACGGCTGCTTCAGGGCGCTCCAGGGCTTCGTCGCCGAAAACCCTTTTACTGGGAGAGCCCTCTCTCTGCAGTCCGAGTTTGAGAATGTCTGCCGACAG ATTCGGTGTAGGAACTTCCAGAATGTGAACCCTCTGATGAATCACAACTTTGCGGCTGTTTTGCCGGGGGACTCGGTAGCAGGGCTCGTGGTGGCTAATGGTGTCATGAACTTCTTGAACATCTACAACACTCTGCTGGTGGTTAGGCTCGTCTTGACCTGGTTCCCCAATGCTCCTCCTGCCATTGTTAGTCCTCTCAG CACGATCTGTGACCCATACTTGAACATATTCCGTGGAATTATCCCGCCCCTCGGAGGGACACTGGACTTCTCACCCATACTTGCGTTTATAGTCCTGAATGCCTTCACTAGCACAGCTGCTGCCCTTCCTGCTGAACTTCCTGGGAATGCAAGTTCCCATCAAAAGCCCTCATCCCACCCGACAAGGTTTACTAATCTCACCACGTCACAGGAGAAATGGTTGACAAGAACAAGCGGCAGCAAATCGAACAGCTCGAGCAACTCCATATAG